The Streptomyces sp. NBC_00454 DNA segment CGGCACCCATGGACAGCGCCTTGCGCAGCGCGTCCTTCGCGTCCTCGGGGCCCACCGTCAGGACGGTGATCTCCGCGTCGTCGGCCTCGTCGGCGATCTGCAGCGCCTGCTCGACGGCGTACTCGTCGAGCTCCGACAGCAGGCCGTCGACGTCGTCGCGGTTGACGGTCAGGTCTTCGGTGAACTGCCGGTCGCCAGTGGCGTCGGGCACGTACTTCACACAGACAACGATCCTCAGGCTCACGCCGGCTCTCCTACCGCATCGACATTTCTGGTACCGCCTTGTTCAGGCAGCATAGGCGCCATCTCGGGCCGTTCCCGCCGGGGCGGCCCGCGCTCCGAAGGGAATGTTACTCGTCAGTACACAGCGGGTCCCGCCAGGTTGCAAGGCCCGTGAACTGTGATCTGGCCAACGCGGGCGGAACCCGTCCCAGCAGGGACGATTCAGTCGCGCAACGCGTTGAAGCGCCCCTGGTGGTACAGCAGCGGGCGCCCCTCGCCCGCCGGATCCCCCGCCGGGTCCCCGGCGACCGCCTCCGCGATCACCACTCGGTGCGCACCGGCCGGCACGCGCGCCACGATCCGGCACACCAGCCAGGCCAGGACTCCGCCCAGCACCGGGACCCCGTAGGGTCCGGGCGCCCAGTCGGTGGCCGGACCGAAGCGGTCGGCTCCGTTCCGGGCGAAGAGGCCCGCCAGGTCGCTCTGGTGCTCACCGAGTATGTGGACGCCGAGGTACTCGGAGTCCCGGACCCCGGGCCAGCTGGAGGACCCCGTGCCGATGGTGAACGACAGCAGCGGCGGGTCCGCCGAGACGGAGTTGAGCGAGGTCGCGGTGAATCCCACCGGCCGGCCGCCGTTGTCGGCGGTGATCACGGCGACGCCCGCCGCGTGCCGGCGGAACACCGAGCGCAACAGGTCGGGCGAGCCGGGCAGGCCGGTGTCGGATCGGGGGGACGGAGCCGTCGGAGCCGTCATGAAGGGATTCCCCGTCCGTAAAGCAGGAGTTCATACCGCATGTCGCCAGCCTGGCGATCACCCGTGTACACAGTCAAGCCGCAGCGGACAGATGTAGGGCGCGTCACTCTGCGTGCGGGCGCGCGCACCGGCGCTCCGGACCCCGCGCGAGGGTCATACGGCCTCGCCCAGAGCGGCGATCACGTCGGCCGTGCGCGGCATCCCCACGCCCCGCCGCACGATCCGGCCGGCCGCGTCCAGGACGAGCACCGTCGGCGTCTTCTCGATCCCGAGGGCCCGTACGAGTTCCAGCCGTTCCTCGGCGTCGATCTCGATGTGCGCGACGCCCTCGACCATGCCGGCGACCTCGGCCAGGATCCGCCGCGTGGCCCGGCAGGGCTGGCAGAAGGCGCTGGAGAACTGCACCAGAGTGGCCCGCTCCCCCGGCTCCGCGCCCAGCTCCCGGGCGCCCAGCCGAAGGCCCGTCCCGTCGTCCCCCTCGTGCCCGCGCACGCCCGCTCCCCTCGCCGCCGTCCTCGTACCGCTGCCACGTCCACACCCAGGTCCGCACCGCGTCCATACGCTGCCCGTATGTGTGTCCGTACATCATCTCGGTACGTTCGTACGCTGATCCGAGCGCCCCGCAGGCGCGCCGCATTCCCGGCGTGATGAGAATCTCGCCGGGTGCAGGCGTCTGGGCTGGCCTGCGGCTCCCGTATGGGGCACGATCCCCATGGCCGCGTACCTACGCTGCCGTAACTTCCGGCCGGGAGCACCTCCAGGCAGAAAGCGGGGTCTCCCCACCATGGCTGAGCTCGTCTACCCCCCGGTCATCGGCGCTGCGCACGCTCTGTTCCGTGCGCTCGACGTCCGCATCGACATGAAGGGCACCGAGAACATCCCCCGCAAGGGCGGAGCGGTTCTGGTGTCGAACCACATCGGCTACCTCGACTTCATCTTCGCCGGGCTGACCGCCCGCCCGCAGAAGCGCCTCGTGCGCTTCATGGCGAAGGAGTCGGTGTTCCGGCACAAGGTGTCCGGTCCGCTGATGCGCGCGATGAAGCACATTCCGGTGGACCGCGCGCAGGGTGAGACGGCGTACCAGCACGCGCTGGACTCGCTGCGCGCCGGCGAGATCATCGGCGTGTTCCCGGAGGCGACGATCTCCCAGTCCTTCACGCTCAAGAGCTTCAAGTCCGGCGCGGCCCGGATGGCGCAGGAGGCCGGGGTCCCGCTGATCCCGGTGGCCCTGTGGGGTACGCAGCGGCTGTGGACCAAGGGCCGCCCCAAGGACCTCAAGCGCAGCCACATCCCCGTGACGATGCGCGTGGGCGAGCCGCTGGAGGCTCCCTCCGACCAGTACGCCGGTGCGATCACCCGTCGGGTGCGCGAGCGGGTGCAGGAGCTGCTGGACGCCGCGCAGAGCGCCTACCCCGCCAAGCCCAGGGGTGCGGACGACTCCTGGTGGCTGCCGGCCCACCTCGGCGGCACCGCGCCGACCGCGGCCCAGGTCAAGGAAGCCGGCTGAGCCTTCCGGAGGGGGGTGCGGCCCGCCGGGTGGCGGGGCCGCACCGTGCGGGTCAGTTCGGGTTGTCGGCGTGTGTCAGCGTCTCCCACGCCTCGAAATGGTTTTCGGTACCCGCCGGGCGCCGGCTCTCCGTGAGCCTGCCGGTGTTCTCCATGGCGACGCCGAGCCGGTTGTGCAGGGCGTTGTAGCCGACCTCGGTGGCCGGGCCGAGGCCCTTGGTCAGGCTCCCCCCGCACAGCGAGGCCGGCACGGCCTCCCCGAGCTCGTACTTGGCGTGGAAGCCCAGCGCGTAGCGGAACCGGTCCTTGAACTCCGGGTACAGGTCCCGCCCCTGGATGCGCGAGGTCTCGGCCACGTGCATCGTCGCGGCGATCCCCATCCCGGTGTGGCCGAAGTCCCGGCAGGTCTCCTGGGCCAGACCGTCCACGAAGGTGCTCTGGCCGTGCCAGTAGTCGATCAGCTCGCTCCTGGTGTCGATGGTGGAGCGCGGCGGGTACTTGGGCTGCGGGCCGTCGGAGGCGAGGTAGAAGTAGGCGGGGACCCTGCCGAGGTAGATCGCCATCGCCTTGTCGTAGGACGCGCGGTCGTCGAGGTGGACGGAGATGCCCACGGCCGCGTCCATCATGATCAGTTCCCAGTTGCCGTTGGTGTTCGGCCTCCCGTTGATCACCTCGGGCAGGTAGACCTCGCGCAGCATCGTGGCGAAGCGCCCCTGGTTCGGCCATCCTCCCGCGTAGGTGTGCTTGATGATCTCGGCGGCCCGCGGCCAGGTGGAACCCGCCCAGCCGCTCTGCAGCGGGGCGTTGCTGTTGGTGTGGCTCTTGATCCGGGCGGACCAGGCGTCCATCAGCTCGATCGACTTCTTCGCGTACGCGGGGTCGCGGGTGATGTACCAGGCGAGCGCGTCGGTGTACGCGGCGATCGCGTCCTCGCGTTCGTCGGAGCAGCCGATGTCCGGGTTGGAGTAGGAGCCGCATTCGACGACGGCGCGCGGCTTGGGCGTTCGGGACAAGGAGGCGTATCCGCTCGCCCGCATGTCGTCGAACGCCGCCTTCCACGGCTGTTGCCCGGCCTGCACCTTGGTGCGTACGAACTCCAGTTGGGCGCGGCTGTTGAGAACTCCGGGGTGGGCGAACGCGGTTGGGGCGACCGCGATGGGGGCGGCCGGGGCCGCGGCGGGTACGGGGTGGGTGGCGTGTGCGGCGGGAATGACGGTGAGGGCTGATGCCGCGACCAGGGCGAGGGCCGCGGCGGCCGGCCCGATGGAGGCTCCTAAACGCATGGGAGCGCCTTCCGGTCGGAGGTGGGGGGAAGGGCGCGGAGCTCCGCGAGGAGGGTGCGGAAGTCCGCAAGGAGGGTCCGTGGGGGGATTCCTGCGGCCGAAGATACCCATGCGCATGCCAAGTCGACAACGATGTCAGACAGGAAAGTTTCCTATTGACCGAATCCGGCGGTCAGCCGGGCATCAACCCGGCACCTCGGCCCTCTCCCCCCGAACCCGAATGGCGTAACGTCGGCCCCGTCCGCGGCCCCGTCCGCGGCATTGCCTGACGCAGGGGGGCCTGGCATGCAGGGGTTCGGGCGGTACCTGGCTGCGGCACTGGCCGCACGGTTCGCCTCCGAGGGCATGGGCATGGCGGTGGTACTGCTCGCCCTGGAACGCACCGGAAGCGCGGCGCACGGCGCCTTCGTCCTGACCGCCTGGCTGGCCCCGCACGTACTGGCGGCTCCGCTCGCGGGCGCCGCCGCGGCCAGGTCGCGCCGCCCGCGGCTCTTCCACGTGGGCGCGCTGGCCGGATTCACCACGGCCGTGGCGACCCTGGCCTTCATCCTCGGGCGGGCCCCGACACCCGTGGTGCTCGTGGTGGCGGTGCTCGGCGGCGCCTGCGGGCCGATGGTGACGGGCGGGCTGTCGAGTCTGGTGACGGGCCTGGTCCCGGCCGGTCCGGCGCGCGACCGGGCGTACGCCTGGGACGCGTCGACCTACAACGGCGCCGCCGTCACCGCCCCCGCGGCTGTCGGCCTGGTGGCGGCCTTCGCTTCAGCCGGTCCGGCGATGGCGGTCCTGGCGGCTTCCGGCGCACTGGCGGCGGCGCTGGCGGCCACCCTTCCGTACGGGAGCCACGGAAGCGCGGGCCCCGCCCC contains these protein-coding regions:
- a CDS encoding lysophospholipid acyltransferase family protein; this encodes MAELVYPPVIGAAHALFRALDVRIDMKGTENIPRKGGAVLVSNHIGYLDFIFAGLTARPQKRLVRFMAKESVFRHKVSGPLMRAMKHIPVDRAQGETAYQHALDSLRAGEIIGVFPEATISQSFTLKSFKSGAARMAQEAGVPLIPVALWGTQRLWTKGRPKDLKRSHIPVTMRVGEPLEAPSDQYAGAITRRVRERVQELLDAAQSAYPAKPRGADDSWWLPAHLGGTAPTAAQVKEAG
- a CDS encoding flavin reductase family protein — translated: MTAPTAPSPRSDTGLPGSPDLLRSVFRRHAAGVAVITADNGGRPVGFTATSLNSVSADPPLLSFTIGTGSSSWPGVRDSEYLGVHILGEHQSDLAGLFARNGADRFGPATDWAPGPYGVPVLGGVLAWLVCRIVARVPAGAHRVVIAEAVAGDPAGDPAGEGRPLLYHQGRFNALRD
- a CDS encoding alginate lyase family protein, translated to MRLGASIGPAAAALALVAASALTVIPAAHATHPVPAAAPAAPIAVAPTAFAHPGVLNSRAQLEFVRTKVQAGQQPWKAAFDDMRASGYASLSRTPKPRAVVECGSYSNPDIGCSDEREDAIAAYTDALAWYITRDPAYAKKSIELMDAWSARIKSHTNSNAPLQSGWAGSTWPRAAEIIKHTYAGGWPNQGRFATMLREVYLPEVINGRPNTNGNWELIMMDAAVGISVHLDDRASYDKAMAIYLGRVPAYFYLASDGPQPKYPPRSTIDTRSELIDYWHGQSTFVDGLAQETCRDFGHTGMGIAATMHVAETSRIQGRDLYPEFKDRFRYALGFHAKYELGEAVPASLCGGSLTKGLGPATEVGYNALHNRLGVAMENTGRLTESRRPAGTENHFEAWETLTHADNPN
- a CDS encoding TlpA family protein disulfide reductase, producing the protein MRGHEGDDGTGLRLGARELGAEPGERATLVQFSSAFCQPCRATRRILAEVAGMVEGVAHIEIDAEERLELVRALGIEKTPTVLVLDAAGRIVRRGVGMPRTADVIAALGEAV